tggataaaaattaaaattttattatgaaaCGATTCACAACCTACATAGTACACTAGAATAATCTTTATGTGTGGTGACTCAATAATAACTCAAACGTAACTTGTTCAATTTGATCTGTTTGCCatttttaataaaagaaaattttaattattaaagcaGCTTATATTCTTTTAGACTGTTTTTAGGCATTAATTCAGAAAATGGGAAAAACTAGAAATCATAAAATATGATTTTCAATTTATCTTTGACATTTATATATATTACAACCATTGATGCCTAGCACAATATATATACACTACACATagctattaataatttttgtttatacattttcttttaattttaatatataaaaataatataatattttaaaatttttattaattattttaaattttattttttaaacttttcaataaagatttcataatataattaattaaaatctatctatatgtaatatagatataaatatatataattaatatattttaatatattgtaGGTTATCTTATAATAATGGCTACTTATTGTAATATTAATAAtgtaactattaaataatttataatttacatatgaTAGAGAATGGTACATATATAATAGAGAATGCCACATGATATTCTCTTAGAAATACCTTAATGctttatacatgtatatatagaTATGACCCTAATCATGAATAGGACTAACTATGGAAGTGCATCTCTTTCTATCAAAATCTATGATCAGCTTCGATTTAATAGTATTAGAGGCATTTTTAGAATGGTgagattataaatttaaattagagaTATAAAAGTTATTTTAGGGCGTTTAACTTACAAGTtgactaatttttttaatatattatcaaAATTTCTTAGATTAAAATGGTTTGGAGTTGAAATTTTATGTCTGaacttattaatacttcaaattatAATAGGTATTTACATATGCAGAgatatcaaaattatttttagacCTTTCATCTATAAACTCTAGCAATTTATGTGTGTGCACCAAAACTCTAGTCCTCATCTACAAACTTAGCAGTGTATGCTCACCAGAAGTGTAGTTATTAGTTCAGTTTAAATAATTTTTGAGTGAAAATTTAGGTACGTGCGTGCCACTTGGCTTGATTAggtgaagaataaaaataaataaataaataagtaaagatTTTTTTCCTGTTAATTTCCATGTTTTGTTATTGAAAGAAATCTATGTGCTTCAACTTTCAAGTCTGTGACTAAGACTGGGATTCGGTCCCGGCAGCTGTTTTATATAGTCTAAAAGTTCCATTAAAAGCATGCATATATGCTAACTAGAAATTATTTAAGTGTACTGGTAtcattaaattttagttttttttttatttgtttaatataagttttttcataaaatataaaaattaagtttCTATGTTTATGTGAGTGAATGAGCATGTCTTAAAGTGTATTATATAATTTGCTTTTGCTAACATTATTACTACTCTTGAAGTATGAAGGACATAATTGCAAGGCATAATCTGCATTCCAATAAGCTCGATAAATTAGACCGACCATCTCTTGAGTTGGaggtaatgtttttttttttttttttttaatgcatatgtattattttatgatttagggATTATTAAGTTTAAGAAACTAATGGTTTCTTCGAATTTaaagattattattaatttagGGTTTATTAGGATTAGTGgttaatttaaatattagtgtcagAGTGGATGTTATAAAACATGATTAGGCATGCTAATATAGCAAAGCTGTAACTCTAACAGCTGAAATTGACAGAAGGAAAGAATTAATTTGATTTTCATAGGTAAggatgaaattattaaaaaaatatatatggtaaaattgtgaaaaattgaaattttttgagCTATTTTCCCTGTTATTAATTACCACCTTAGTTTTTTATTATGCAAAATGTGTTATTATTTCTTCATTGTGAATGACTATAAATTAAGTTTCTGCAGTTTGGTATATGGATGGCTACTGTCGTAAACTGGGaatgactttattttttttactataaTATAGCTACAGAATAGCAATCACGAGCAGTTGAGCAAGGAGGTGGCTGAAAAGACTCATCAACTCAggtaatgtgtgtgtgtgtgtgtgtgtgtgtgtgtgtattaaaTGGTTTTGCTTTTCAATATTTTATCATTGCGAGTTATCATGATTATATAATGCAATACTAATTAAGAGACTGTTGCTTTTGTAACAGGCAGATGAGGGGAGAGGATCTGCAAGGATTAAACATGGAGGACTTGCAGCAATTGGAAAAAATGCTTGAAACAGGACTTAGCCGTGTGCTTGAAACTAAAGTATTTTTTTTGCATCAACATTGTTGCGATTATTGCTGGCTTTTGCAAgggatatatatacacacacacatgctCAACATATGATACTAGTTGAGTTTTTCGTTCTTTACAGGGAGATAAGATGATGAATGAGATCTCTGCACTTGAAAAGAAGGTTAGATACCTTTGTTAGTTCAAGAAAGAAGATTGAACTTTATCATCTTCACTAACTTTGTTTAGGCTTTCATAATCTTGGCCGAAAGGTCGAGTTTAATCGATCAAAATCATAGTTTTCTTCCATAATAATTCAGGGAGCTCTTCTGCTAGAAGAGAATAAAGCGCTAAAACAGAAGGTATTTAGACTAACTTAACCAGTCGTATTCCTTGTGTAGTTGAGCGGCAAGAGATGATTAGATTGCATCTGTTTACGAATGCAGATGATGACATTGTGCAAGGGAAAAAGGCCAGTCCTTTTGGATTCGGATTTGGCTGTCCCGCAGGAAGAAGGCATGTCATCAGAATCCGCCACCAACGTATGCAGCTGCAGCAGTGGCCCTCCTCCTGAAGATGATAGCTCCGATACTTCTCTCAAACTAGGGTAAGCCTAGCTACTTGATTTATCACTCTGCTTCCTTTTCTGTTTTGATTTAGCTCATATTGAATCCAAACTTAAGACCAAATATAGCTAGGCCTGCATCAGATACATCATAGACTGAAGATAGATGTATTATGAAATCTGCAAGCAACTAATATTCCTTTTCAATTCCTTCAGTTTTCATTGAAGTGTCGCTCTGTTGCTTTCTGTAAACTGTTTTGCAGACTGCCCTTTTGAAGATGGTGGGAAGACAAAGTAGTTTTACTTGTATGGAATAAAGCCAGGTCTTGATAATTGAAGATAGGCTTAAAaggaaaaggagaaaaaaaaaaaaaaaaaagaaagaaaaattgtaTGTATCCTTGTTGTATTAAGCTCTTGAAAGTGAAAATACTTGAATTCACTTTTGTTGTCTTCTGATTATGGCTTCTCCATGCTCTAACGCTACTGGGTTGTGTTAATTTCTTTAGAAAACCTAACAGATGTTTGAAATTGTCATTTAAGCATGTTACTCCGCTTGGTTCTTAATTCCTATTTCTTTGGTACAGATTCATGGGCTGCTCTAAGCGTGATAGgctaattttaattattgaatttcttGATACTCGTACAAATATGTTAAATTTAACAGTTCTATTTGATGAGATTTGTTGTCACgtttaaaatatttcaaattatggATAGAAAGGCTTTTCACGTGGatcatattttaattataaaaatttcaaattaattaaaaaaacatttttaattatttttttataatatttaaaatgatacCTTATAAAAAGAAAGTATATAGTTATCACAATATCAAACATGGTGGTGGTGTAGGTGTTTATTTTATATAAAGACGAGAGGGTTAAAATTGTTTTTTTAAGTACTATTTTaggtattattaaaaaaaattatttattattttatattaaaatttattaaatttaattataaattattatttaatactctttaatttgtatgaaatattgagcAAATTTAAATTATGCGAATGATAATGTattcttaaatttatttgaaggaaagggaagaaaaaaaaatcccgTTTAGTATTGAATTACACAATAAAAaggtattaaaaaatatttgagatattattaaaaaataatttagaaaaattcAGTTTAAtactcttattttattatatttaaaaaaatatatttttaataacttttttaacagtaatttcaaaaaataattcAAACGATTTTTTTTCTCACacaatattaattattacttattattaaaaattaagtaaaagtcacctttttttacattaaaaaaaaatcaaagcttTGTATAAGGCCTAGCGATGGATATTGGTAAATGGCAAGGGTGATCATTCAGGTTGATGGGTCGTATTTGTGTCGTGTTAATATgtgatacaaatataattaagatCAATGCAAACGCGACACGATTAACAAATAGTGTTAAAAATTTAAACACGAACACGACTATTTAATTATACGAGTTACACGACACGATTAATATTAAATCGTATTAGGTGTATTCAACACGATACGATCTATTTAAcgtgaaataattaatttaatatgatttgacattactTAACCCATTTAACACGCTACATAAGTGGGTTCATGGGTCATATTGGGTCAAGAGTCAACACGTGACATGAATATTAAATCGTATCATAAATGTGTCAGGTCAGGTTAGCGGATTAATCCGTGACACAACACGATTATAACCATGTCATAAATAGATTAACACGAATTTAATAAAACACAAATAAATATAATCCAAACTGTTCGTATCGTCTTTGTAGGTCGTGTACcctaataaatgaaaattaatcatagtttaattaattaaaaaaaagcaaAATAAGTACAACTGTTGATTTTTTTATAGGATATTatgttataatattaaaatatttaaattttttttaattttcaatatttataataaatatataaaataaaaatatttttataaataaataatcatattattaagatttattttaattgtcaGAATCCGACGTAACTAATCAATTAGATCAGTTTAATTGGAAATCGGATCAGCGACCCATCCGGCCACTGTGGGCCTTGAGAGCATGCCCTCATGGGTCAAGTGACATCACAATCACCAATTCAGCTGGCCAACAACTTGTATTCTAAAATTtccgtatattttatttaaaatttctattatttaataatttatttaaaatatttaataattttatatttttaatatgtcATAAATCagataaatttaaaaatcttatactttttaattttattaattgtaCTTTATGATTACTGTGATGAAACATTTGATGTGACATAATATAACAACTCTATTAGTaaaataaaaatagtaaaaataaaaaaatttaaactttaattaataatttttaaaatacaaaaagaattataaaaattataaaaatacgtaattttttttaaagtgttctcaaataatatattttttgaaaaaatatatgaattgaataattaattttaatataaattgaggattaaaaaataattaaaatatcagACAGCGGATGACATCACTGCCCAAAGCGAAAACGGAAGAATTAATGAAAGAAAAAGCAAGATTAACTTGTTAAATCCGGTTTAATTAACTTTCCTTGAAAATATGGTCATCAAAAAATTACTCTGACACTACTGCTTTTATGATAGCTGCACTGTTTCTTTTTTCTCCTCTCTCTTCATCTTCAAGACCATCTCATTGATCTGTGCAGTAACAGTGCATCACCTCCAACTAGCGAGCCCCTCTTGCTAATCCATTTCGCATTTCTCAACGGTAAGTGCCTAAGTTGCTGTTCTTCTGTTTCTTTCGATTTTGATTCGATCCTTGGCTTTGTTCTTTTGTTTATTAAAATGGGATTTTTAGTTTGTTgcaaaattttgaaatgaaattcggAAAGGCAAGAAATGATAATATTTTCCTTCACTTGTAATCGAAATGAAGTTCATGGCTTTCTTCTCCATTTGGGTAAAAACTACGGAGTTTTGGGATGTAGTATCTCTGTTTACTGATCAATTTGTAGTTTTAGGCACTTAGGGTTTCGAGTGTTTTGGTGGATAACTTACTCTAGGACACGAGTTAAGTTGTTTGTTTGTTCTTAACAGGGAAATCTTAGCGTTCTAGTAAGGTTCATTATGGAGTTTATTGAAAGAGTATTTGCTGTTCAGTATAGCAGTAGAGGAgttattcttttcttttcttttctttttttttttttttttttttttatagtttaaGAAGTGTATGCTTGGAAACTTTAACGATAGGTTCACTTGATTCTATTGGAGGAttgttttaagttttttaaaaaagaaactaTCGCTGAAAAGAATACTGTTGTTGGTTCAAATGTGTTACTTTCTTGTCTATGAAGATGATGATTTTCTTATCAAGTGACTTTTTGGCTTCTGAAATTAGATTGTTTGAAACAAAACGAAAAGCTATGGAAGTTAAACGCTGTTCAAGTAGCAAAAGTCATGATAGGGATCATGGTGGGGAAAGAGTTGCAGCTGAGCATTTGGAACGGGTACCCAAGCTTGGAGAAGTAATTTGGGTCAAGCTTTCTGGTGGTTCATGGTGGCCTGCTGTGGTAGGCGACATGAAGTTTTTACTGGTTTTATTCTGTAGCCTTTCTGTTAACAAAGCCTTTGCGATGTTTACCACTTATTTGGTTAGCAGGTTGTTAAGAGCAATGTCAATGGAAGCAATAAAGCTGATGATGGATTAATGGGGGATGTTCGTGTTAGGCTCTATGGAAGCTATGAATAGTTGGTGCCTTTTCCCACCAAATCTTTGCTGTTCTTACTGGTAAACCTATAAAGACTAACTTGTCTAATATTTGCTCTTGTAGCATGTACGTGGATCCCATTAAATGGTGTTCTGAGTTTCGGGTTGTAAGTACTGATACACAACTGTTTGTAATGCAGTGTATTGTGTGTTCGATTGAACATATTTTTCTTTTAACAGAGTTTGACTATCAACTTGATTTTGTCTGCTTTTTTGAATCCATAGACACTTGAGCAGAACAATGGTTGTTATGAAGATATATTCAGGAAAGCTCTGGAGCAGGTAAACTTTATTAACCTTTTAGTTGAGTTACTCATAAGCATAGTTATTAAAGACGCGCCTCAGGCTCAAGGCTCACCAGGCTCAAATCCTAGCGGCTTATGCACCTAGGTGTGCTTTCTTTATTTCTATCTTAAGCCAGCACTTTCATTAGAAAAAATGACAACCACTTAAACTTAAACCAGCAAACCCAATGCAAGATATAtgccaaaggaaaaaaaaaaaaagaaaagcatgacatttatttgatttttatgaactttttaaattttttacttttgcgCCTCACCTAGCTCAGGTGTGCGCCTACGCCTTGCGCCTAGGCTCCAGGACTCCTTGGCGCCTTAgtgcgccttgagcctttaataactatgctcATAAGAAAGTCTTGACTCATGAGTATAGTATTGAAGCTGAAATTGCTGGCAAATAAATGATACATTATTTGTGGTTTGTCCTGTCATTTGGATATGACTGTAGGTTCTTTCTTCATCAAAATGTGGTCGAGTAAAGGGGAAAGTAGCCAAATCCAAAGGTTAGCCGTCTTTCTTCTCATTTTCCTTTTCACATGGGCTCATTGTGCCAGTGTGACATACCTGAAATGTTAGGCACAAATCCTGATCATGTCTCGCACTTTATGCATAATATCTTCATTACTGGAGAGCAAGGTTTTATGTGTCCatgcttatggttattttgagtGGAGCAAGTTTAAGTAGCCAATCCCAACTAATTGAGGACTAAAGCTTAGTTAAGTTGATTTGAATATGATGGATTTCTTGAGACCCCTGTTAATTTGAATGCATTGTGCAAGAGGTAAGGATTAATTCAAAGTTGCTTCTGGAGAGATGAAGATTTGAAATGAAAGGGTTTGATAGTATAATTTACTTATTCTTCTCAACTTAACCTAAATACCATTGGATTAGCTATATGATCATTTTCTTCTATTCTACTCGGTTTAAGGCTACATTTTAAGAAAGGTCCAAAGGTGTTTAAGTCTTTCTTCATCACTTATCTCCATGTCATCCTTGGTCTATCTTCAGTCTTCTTCACTCTTGAAATTTTGGATACACTCAATCTTTAACTTATTTTCAATCTTGTGTCACTTCCATTTTCCTTAAACTACTTCCTTGTATGTCTCTTTCCTATATTTTAACGTATCCGCACACTTTAGGACATACTGTTTCTTCTTCGCTCTACATTTATTCATTCCTCGTATGATTCTTTCCTATATTTCCTGTTATCCTGTATAGTGGCGAAACACATGATAATCTATTACAGGAGGTTTACATCCTTCTTTAATACTGAAATTTAGCTATTTAATTtggaataattttttaaaaattgacaTTATAATGTTTTATACCACATTAAtactatatttaattaatattaattataactaTAAACATTTAATTATGGTTATAAATATAGTTATAAAGTTGAACATTATTTAGTATATTATGATGAATAATGATAAATTGGCTCCTAAATCACCAAATTTTATTAGTTTCCATTATTCCAATCAAATCAATTCTAAAAATTAGATCAGAAATCAATAAAAAAGGTCCTTGAGCAGATCCCACATTAGCCCCAAGACATTGATCTCTAACTAGAAAAGTAAAAGCTTGAGCTTGAGAATCTTCTTATCCAGTAGGCCCGTAAAACTCACCAGGATACGTGGTATTATTGAACCAGACAAAGCAAGTCAGAAGTTTAACTATTTAATTTGGAATTTTTCCTGATAAGTTTATTTCTATTCTATTATAATTAGACATTGTGGTTTTGGGACATGATAATTGTGTCTTAGCTCATTAAAATTTGCTATATTGGGGGTTCCTTAAAAGAAAATACATATTTCTTATCCCAAATAGAAAGATGACACAGCTTTTTTCCTTATAAAGTTGTTGAAGAAGGGATTAGCAAGGCCCAAATTTAACAGCCCAAACACAAAAGAGAATTCAAATGGAAAAATATCTAAGCAAGATGGTGCAGTATTGGAATTTGATTCAACCTAGAATACGCAGGAATTATATTCATTGTAAGATTAGGAAATTTAGATTATTATTTAGCAATTCTATTATTATTTatgtagtattttatttttaggAAGTTTAATTAGTTTTATGTTCCTAATTAGGATTTCTTATTGAAGGATTCCTAATCCTGGTATTAATGGGACTAGTTATTTTACTATAAATACATGTGTCATGTAGAAATTTTAGTAGATTTGATTATAATTATTACTGAGAATTAATGAGAGTTTTTGAGAATTTGTTTCAGCATTTGTTTCTCTTGACCCTTTGTTAGTGAAAGTGTACAGGTACCAGTAAACAAGTGAAAGAAACTGAAAAGCATGACAGGGGTCAGAAGAGACTAAAGCAAAATAAGCAAGCTGCAACAGCGGCAAAATGTAAAAGCCCTAAGCAAAATGAGGTACTAAAGAACCACAAGTTTAACATTTCGACCTCCTCTGTGAGTCTACGGTCTGCTTTCTTGTATTTGAATGATTTCTTTTTAAAGAAGAAACATTACAAGTTTTTTGCCTATCCCTTTTCAAAGATAGATTTGTTGAATTTTGCTATTGCTCCTAGGATGCTACTTTGTCTGGAACATCTCAAGAACTGAGTGCACGGAGGACCAAAGTCATGCAAACTCTTGGTCTAATTGCTCCTTCTGGATCTCCATTCCACAAAATGAGTGCATTTATATGAGTTTTTAATGTGTTACGAATTGAAAGAAATTTTCCATTTTGACTGATGTGGCATCAATGTGCAAGGTCACTTGTATTTCACCTTGCATTTTTGTCTAGTCCAAGATCTTGGTGCTGGCACAGGGAGTGGTGCTAGAAGGGAATGACAACAAATTTATAGCGGCCTGATGCCTTGCCTATTTTATGATGCCAGATACAGGTTTAGTCAATTGAGTTGCATAATTTTATAGGGTATTGATAAATTTCGAATTAGATATCTAGCATGCCCTCTGGATAATTTCATAAAGATGTTTCAACTGAGGGGTCTGAACTTCAAGGTTTACCGCTAGATTAAGTCTCCTGTTATCTGGCATTCGGGTATTTATCAAAATGTACTGGCAAACCTatcttgttcaatatttttcctttGCCCCCTTCTTTGTTTGAGCTTATCTCAATAATCTTAGTGTCTTACTGATTCAAGGCATTTTGTATATATAATAAATGGGAAACACCTAAAATAAGATTATTGACCATTtacctaaaaataataaatataatcttCATTACCTGTGTAATGCTTCATGCAGGGCAGGCATCAAGACAAATGATGCTACACTAAAAATACTTTGCTACTGCTAAAGCATTACATCTATTCAATATATAAATCTCCCATATGAATGGAGTATAAAGCATTTATGTATCATTCATTT
This is a stretch of genomic DNA from Hevea brasiliensis isolate MT/VB/25A 57/8 chromosome 12, ASM3005281v1, whole genome shotgun sequence. It encodes these proteins:
- the LOC110637375 gene encoding MADS-box protein SVP-like, with product MAREKIKIKKIDNITARQVTFSKRRRGLFKKAEELSVLCDADVALIIFSATGKLFEYCSSSMKDIIARHNLHSNKLDKLDRPSLELELQNSNHEQLSKEVAEKTHQLRQMRGEDLQGLNMEDLQQLEKMLETGLSRVLETKGDKMMNEISALEKKGALLLEENKALKQKMMTLCKGKRPVLLDSDLAVPQEEGMSSESATNVCSCSSGPPPEDDSSDTSLKLGLPF
- the LOC110637370 gene encoding uncharacterized protein LOC110637370 isoform X2; this encodes MEVKRCSSSKSHDRDHGGERVAAEHLERVPKLGEVIWVKLSGGSWWPAVVVKSNVNGSNKADDGLMGDVRVRLYGSYEYMYVDPIKWCSEFRVTLEQNNGCYEDIFRKALEQVLSSSKCGRVKGKVAKSKGTSKQVKETEKHDRGQKRLKQNKQAATAAKCKSPKQNEDATLSGTSQELSARRTKVMQTLGLIAPSGSPFHKMSAFI
- the LOC110637370 gene encoding uncharacterized protein LOC110637370 isoform X1; protein product: MEVKRCSSSKSHDRDHGGERVAAEHLERVPKLGEVIWVKLSGGSWWPAVVVKSNVNGSNKADDGLMGDVRVRLYGSYEYMYVDPIKWCSEFRVTLEQNNGCYEDIFRKALEQVLSSSKCGRVKGKVAKSKGTSKQVKETEKHDRGQKRLKQNKQAATAAKCKSPKQNEVLKNHKFNISTSSDATLSGTSQELSARRTKVMQTLGLIAPSGSPFHKMSAFI